ACATTCTAGAAGTCTAATTCTTTTGAATAAGTTTGCACAAGGCTATataaaactgtttatttttcttcaaaTGCAGTCTAAGCTGATGAGTTTTGAATGTTATATGTTGTATTTGtttaagttaaaaataaaaacgtatTATAAACTAAACAAATCCATGGTTCATTGTTGGCAAAATGATCATGATAGCCTTTATATTTCACATCTATGTGGTTCAGTCTTGTATATTGATTAGGCCTACTTTGCTATTCTATaaatatataggcctaataAGTTGTATTATAATATGCTATAAtgtatgaaatatatttatcgAAATGTATCAATTAGTTTCCACAATATTCACCCGAAGTCATCATTTCAGgggttatttttaaaaattttcttCCGTGGGGGCATGTCACCGGACCCCcagtgtttttttgactcttatagattgtgttcccattgacatgcattatacgactgacagacggcaacggttggagttaaaaatcatcatttgtgttttactgaggaaacaaagtcacctacatcttggatgccctgggggtaagcagataaacatcaaattttcatttttgggtgaactatccctttaaaattgaCTTGTGTTTTCCCTTGTTTGCTGAAGGAAGTTGTAATATTGAGTCATCAATCACATGATATTTACAGCTCAGTATCAGGCTGCATACTTAAGACCAAACAGCACTTTATGTTGGATATGATCTTTAGAAAACAGGTACAGGATGTGGGGACTCTAAGTGTGAGATCAAGAATAGGCGAAGCTTTCTAAAAATAACTTCTGTTTTTTTTGCTAGAGCTAGATGAAGCAACTTTTACGTTCACAAAATAATATTCCTgtcaaatttgatatcttttaTCTGTCAGAATCAGTTAGATAGTAAAGCTGTGTAGAGCGGAAGTCAAATGTTGAGCTTCATATGAGCAGAAATGGAAAAAATACCCTTCAACCGCATGATGCACTTTATTCACACTTCAAACACAAACATTCCACAGCAGTCACGCTCCTACAGAAGCTGTCTGTCCATGTTTTTGTTTCCAGCTGTACAGATATGGCCTCAATTAGTTGAGTTAGAAGCTCAAATCTGCATGCTTGATGCACAAGAAACAATGAGGTGTGTTCTTGATTGTCAAATCTTTTTAAAGCTTGAAAATTTACTTTCAATAGCTGGACAAAAGAATGATgatagaatattaaaaataactttattgtTTTTTGAAGATTAaccttacgggtttggaatgacatgaaggttgAATTTAAAGGAATacttcaaccaaaaatgaaaaatttcccacaatttactcaccctcaagccatcctaggtgtatatgacattATTCTTTCAGCCGAACATAAtcagaattatatatataaaaaaaaaaaaaaaaaaaaaaacactctttgGCTCTTTGTAATGGTATTGAATAGtccaaaaagtgcatccattcatcataaaagtaatgacacgactccagtgggttaataaaggctttctgaagcaaagtgatgtaagaaaaatattcagatttaaaactttataaactataatcactggcttccggcAACAGATCTTGTGATCCTCTCGTGTTGACAGGTGCATACACCACATGATCCTCCTTTTTAACTCTCTGTAAAAAAACATCACACAAGACATAATgccaataaaattattaaattaaaaatgtggcATCCTGAACATTAATTGAGATTCAATGTGAAATcatgttttttccccctttctAACAGGGATGCTGTCACGTTCCCAGTtattcccggactacatttcccatcatcctccctgGCTATCACCTGCAcgcactccaccaatcactaatcaccacacccagctgcagcaaTCTGGACTATTTAAACCATTCACACCCTCACATactttgcgaagtcttgtttaccaCGGTTGCAATTCTCAGCGTTATTAtcttgtctctctgtctgtctgttactGATCCTGTCTGTTCCCCATGTACGAAtctctgctgcctgcccttTGGACTATTTGCTCTGTTTTTGGATTTATGATTgttatctgccagccctgacccACTGCCTGTTCCTCGACTACGATTCTGTCTGCTCTCTGCCATACCTGTTTGCTGTTGTTCCACCACTGCCTGTTTGACTACGAACTgtttaataaaagcttgcaaatgaATCCagagtcccgcttcgttacagatGCAATGTTATTCGTAAACAACACAAATTTTTATCTTGAGAACAATTATTGAGTAAAGTATTGAACTATGAAACTGTCAGTCAATTTCATTGATTTAACAAAAGCATTTGACAGTGTAGCCTACATTGTGGCACGCTCTGGAAAATTGCTCGCTCATACAGCATCCTGGTTTCATTGACCTCTTCtgcaacatttaaaatgaatcgAGCTGCTGCATCCACACTGACCAAAACTTCTCTGAATTCTTCCGCATTGACACGGGAGTGAAGCAGGGCTGTGTGCTGTCGCCATTCCTCTTTCTTCATTATTTCTTCATGGGACGAAGCCTTGCCCACAGTGACCACGGCCTACAGCGACGAGACGGAGGACGATTTGCAGATTTAGAATTTTATGGGAAAAAAATGTGTTGCTCGAATCTACTTAATGATCTTTGATTTTTTAAATTGCCTGCTCATAAATTTGCTGGCTTCGGACAAGAACAGACAGTAGTTTATAAACAGATCTGTAAATAAACTCGTAATTACTTACTCTAATGTCCTCCGTGTTTACTTATATtacttacgctgtatgtcctacgccttccctattctacttacggaaaaaatggaactgttGCTGCATTCATTCCGTAAATAGAATAggaaaggtgtaggacatactgCGTAAACTTTTTGGAGAATATGGAAATGCAGTTTTTCACGCACTGATcttttctctagataagacccttattcatcatCTAAATCCCTTTggagctgcactgaaactgtaattttgaccttcaaccgtctggaggccattgaagtccactataaggagaataatcctggaatgttttcatcaaaaacctaaatttcttttcgactgaagaaagaaggacatggacattcTGTTACACTGTGTGTAAACTGAACGCAACCATTATCAAATCATGTGACAGACCATTGTAAGTCTGTTTGTTCTTCATAACAGAAGTGACGTTTTGTTGTGTTGTAGCTTCaccatcactgattataatgggctcagtattgtaaagtgttgcccACATCAAATTCTCACTTTCTGCTAAATTAATACAGAGAATAAAAGCAGAGATTAAACTATCTTACCcatttgtgttcatttcctttGAAGATCATGTCAGCATATGTTATTTCTACATCACAAGCCTGATctgtttaaataataataatatattaaatagcaTGCATTAATTTGACATTACAGCAGAGAATGCAGTTATTATATTATGAACAATATTCCTAACACATAATTTTCAATGAAACTCAACAAATGAAACATGTGAACACATTCACCAGCAGAAAGCTGAATCTTTACACATGATTATGTTCATAAATACATTATTGAAATAATGTAGAAAAGCATTTCTGTGTTTGCATGTACAGTGTTTTGATGCAGTTTGTGAGCGAGAGACGAGTAAAGAATGTGTTCCATTGACATTATATGCAAACACATACCGAaacccacactgtaaaaaaaatccagttgtttctacggaaaaataccggcagctgtggttaccagaacaatactgtaaaaatgacatcaaaccgtaaacatacttacggagttacatgtgaattttacattttaaatatgtttatttaacattggatttcagtacactgtaaaaaaaatcccagtaaaatttacggtaaaataacatattccattaactgatataatgttaatttaccaacctaatgaagtactaatatctgttttgtacctttataatacactgacagtcaccaaacacagtggtgatgagagccacatgatgaatcaaagttcatcacaagcagcttttccacaagctgaggaggacaatactaatatatagaaggtgcacacagtgtcattcacacacactaaacaccatcatggtaacatgcatgaaattttaaaaatgcaataaacattaatttaacaacattagatgtaacataaaaccctaatgtacataactgattagaaaaaaatgagaaaaactaagaagaaatagagttatttcaacaaaaatatatcaaatgtgaagtgtcacgcagggaattgtgggaatgtcaatttacggtttttcactgtaaattttacaatgaattgttatttttcacttcaaaaactgtgaatttaacagtattttaccgtaaaattacattaaatgtaccgtaagatctattacagttattcaccctatatagtacggaaactttctgtaaaccaattaacagtttttcaccgcagcgtttttacagtcttttactgttaaaatcatggtaattttttacagtgcagttaCTGCACATTATTCCAGTTTCTTCCATTAAAAAGAAACTAGAGGTCATTAATTACTAAAATTAAGAGAATAAATGTGATTAAATGATAATTAGGGCTATCAACTGATTAAAATATAgtatattttcataataattgttttaaagCTGTAGCTTTTAAAAACTTGCCTTCttgatctttttttctttgttttttgtagATGCAGAAGATCCCGACTGCAGCGACAATCAACAGAGATCCAGTGGCAGCAACAGAGATCAGCACTACCTGAGAGACTGGATGAAGTGAAGGAGAGTGTGTTGTGATGATAAAGAGAGACAGTCAATGAATAAGTGCATAAACACTAATATCTGCTCTGTTGTACCtgcacatgtgtgacagaggtgagtgatgtccagatgttgagtctggttgctgatgggattgttcagcacacagctgtaggtgtttttatcctgatattccacctccagaggtagagagagactgatgctgagatcagacacactgatgctggacaataaactgtttcctttgtaccaggagagagtcacatgactcacattcacagctgaacacaccaatgaacaatttgatgatgatgatgatgaacattgtgaagagttactgctgatgacaggaacaggcagatGAGCTGAAAAATATGAGAATCGAGAGAAATCAACAGTTAATCAACAATCATATTTTCAGATCAGTGTGTTGAGTGAGTGTTTAGTGTGTTGACGGTTAATGAGTGTGTCTGTGATCTCaaaatataaatgattaaacACTTCAATATAAAGAGTTAATAAAAAAGGAGTGTAGAGGACAGGATTGGGGATCTCTACTCACCATAGACAGAAACATTGAACATTTTTGATGACAGTTTAGCTGCATGCATTTGTACTTTATAAACTCCAGCATGTTCAGTTCTGATGTtcatgatggtcagagatccagtttgatcgtccagcttcagtctgtctctgaatctctcagCAGTACCGTTATATGTGGAGAAGATTTGCTTCTTTCTTTTAATCTTTGCTATCCAAGTGTTATTAGCTCCAAACTTCCATGTTATTAAGCTGTCAGGTATTTCTGTAAGATCAGAGTTTAGAGTGAcagaatctccctccatcactgacactgaCTGTATTTCATTTGTTTCAGCACGAAACACACCTGAAGAAGAGAAAAGAGACAGATTAAGGCTTAAGTTGGTTTACAAAGCCTGAAAGTCTGGTGTTTGAATATGAACTGAAGAACATCCAGAGACACAAAAGCAAATAAATACATGACGATAATTACTATCATAATTACCATTACAATAATTCTGCTGAATATATTCAATAGATTTTTTGAGAAAATGCTGGGAAGTATGTGCATTTGTAATCTTTGAAATTACTTTGGATTTCTGAGCGAGATAAATTTATAGTCAAAATAGAAAGCCCGGAAATATCCACTTAAAATTCCGATTAAACACAGAGACCTGAATTCACTGTAAGTAAATCTCATTATATTGACCTGATACATATAAAAGTAGGAAATAATGTAAACTAAACTGCAGGAGCAGCTTTATTACCCtgaaacaaagaaaataaaccatatatatatatatatatatatatatatttttttttttttttttttacttacccATCAAACTCCAGCAACACAAACagagtaataaaaacatctgaaAAATGTTGTTCAGTTCTTCATCAAAATGTTTGATCCGTTTGATAAGACTTCTTGCTAAAACCCTCAACCTGCTTCTTTGACCCTCCTACTTTACCCACATGCTCTGAACatgtttttacacacacacacacacacacacacacacacacacacacacacacacacacacacacacacacatatatagaaTGCTTATATGAATTCATAATGGTAGAATTTTTCCTATTAActttcctattttttttttttttacatatagtTGTGTTGAATATGTAAAAGTAGTAGAATAGTGTTTGAAATTGAGCCTAACCCTTagtgatttaaaaatgtttgtatatATTCAGTTTATTCAATTGTGTGGAAAAAGTACAAAGTTAAAAACCAACTGCCATCTCACAGCGCCAGTTTTACTAAGTTCAGATTTGAGTCATACCTGAAACCTCTGcgctcttttttttcttttcttcagaaatgttgtttggtGGACATACAGTATTggtggatatttttttttgtgagtatTTATAGCGTGAGTGTTTGTAGGTGAAGAGCCTCTTCCTGCTTCTATGCACAGCTCAGACTCTTTAATCTACTGAAACACTGAACAAAGGTGAGGAACTATCATTGACAAACACAAGTAGGTATCATTTCTGACCGGAAACCTCTCAGTGGGAGGGGCTTGTGCTCCAAGTGGGAGGGGCTACAGCAGCCACAAGTAGGCAGAAACCTTCAAACGGTTAACTACATAGATGTGGTGATAGAAAGACATGACAAATTATGGCAGAAAGTAGCAAttttaaaggggaaaaaatggaAACACTGACCACCAGAAtggtgaccaaacattttcaataaaacatcaacatctaaacctgttaattctcaaaaagagCTTCTGCAGAGATCTTGGGAGATTtattgtcttcttttatcttcacttgatttcaggctgtgtggctttaagtcagttgtagttgtgtttcattttctgagagttCAAGCATGATGTTGAACCAACTTAACATTGTAACATTGATTCAATGCCAttaccattgattttttttgttgaaatttcaacattttttcaacattaattgagGGTGCAAAAGGGATATTGATTCAGTGAGGTTAACGTTGACACATTAACACATTGACATCATTGCTTGATATCTGGGAAGTGAATGGGACTACAGAGGCTGTTGAAGAGATTAAACGTCATCACGCCGAACGGGTAAACTCACCCTGctttccattcggaagggctcatccctatgccctaatccttTCAAATGGTTTACCCTcaggagtgagagcttcgaatgTATTTTTGCATCATCTTAATGTTACAGAGTGGCTTCTACCAACCTGTATATACCCAATAGGGACAATGGACCCGCTTAAGGTATTCAACTAAATGAATATGTAGGCAAGGGTGCAGTACATGGTCTCTTTATtacaaaaaagaaaggaaaaaaaacaatcctTACAcagaatcaaaataaatactcaacaagaaatgacaaaaacaaaacaaccaaGAGGGGACCAAATCGGCTCCCTTAGACAAGTCATAGGCCAGAAATAACCTCAGCTATCCTTAGTATAACCATGAAAATGTGTTACACGTGTACACTCATAAAgtctctctcccttgcattatcatcaacatacacagtgaagtacacagaaacactaacagtaaacaaatatataaagaccttatgtATTGTATATGTATTGTATTTgttcacaaagcagtcaggtatgaaatgattcgcgcagacataaattaattttggtagagttgagggagcattttcttcgaaaaacaaaattaatccaccttgtcttcagcggctcagatttagggagtaaatgaagagagctatgtggattcatccatccagaaacagaacacctaaaacgctTGGGAGACATTCAAATCAGTACAgcaatggcggactgtgtacaactcgctgtgaactcgctcagggcggttctatgttaaaacggcagtgtctgtcaacattcgtgGGCGGGGTCTGTGGCTTTGTGACctcacactgccagggatctggaaacggcttgttcAG
The nucleotide sequence above comes from Chanodichthys erythropterus isolate Z2021 chromosome 10, ASM2448905v1, whole genome shotgun sequence. Encoded proteins:
- the LOC137028180 gene encoding CD48 antigen-like: MEGDSVTLNSDLTEIPDSLITWKFGANNTWIAKIKRKKQIFSTYNGTAERFRDRLKLDDQTGSLTIMNIRTEHAGVYKVQMHAAKLSSKMFNVSVYAHLPVPVISSNSSQCSSSSSSNCSLVCSAVNVSHVTLSWYKGNSLLSSISVSDLSISLSLPLEVEYQDKNTYSCVLNNPISNQTQHLDITHLCHTCAVSQVVLISVAATGSLLIVAAVGIFCIYKKQRKKDQEVDFNGLQTVEGQNYSFSAAPKGFR